Genomic window (Euzebyales bacterium):
CAGTCCGTTGGAAGGACGCGGTGCCCTGTGGCTCGACGAGATAGGCCGCATTGAGCATCATCTCGCTGCGACGGCCGGTCAGGCGGGGATCCTGAGGCGCGTGTACACGCGACGCCACGGCTGCATCAGACAGGCGCCGATGGAGATCGTCTATGGCACGAACTGCTGCTTCCCGCCAATCGTCGGTGCGGTCCCGCGTCGCACGGCGCCGGGCGAGATAATGAGTGCCAGGTCCAGTGCCTTCAGACACCTCGGGCACCGACTCGGAAGGCGCCGAGGTCAAGTAGGCCTTGACACCCCACTCGGTCCGTCCGCCGCGGATGCGGTCCAGAGCGTCACCAAAGCGCGCCGCGTTCCGCTCGAGCATGTCATGGACGCTGTGGTCGGCGATGTAGATGGTGGCCATGCGTAGAGGGACCACCGGGTATCGACGACTTGCCGCGTCTACCACCGCATGATGTGCTCGGGCGGTGGCTTCGAGCCACGGGAGCCGTTCGAGATTCTCCTTCAATGCCTCTTCCCCGAAGGTCTCCGCGTCGACGGAGCTGACAAGCGCGGCGAGTTGACCCGCGGACACTGCGCGTACCGGCCCCTCGCCAACACCGGGCAGTCCCACCAGGTCCGCATCTGCGGACAGCCCCAGATCGCCGACCACGTAGACGTAGGTGAGATCATCCGCCATCGGCTGCCTCTGCCCGGCGTTGCGGCGACGCGCTCGTCCCACGCTCGGCCGTGCGCGATGCCTCGAGCTCACCGATCCGCTCGCGCAGCCGTTGGTTCTCCAGCGACAGGTCGCGCTGACCGGAACTCAGGGTGGGATCGTGCTCCCACCAGTCGATGCCCATCTCACGCGCTCGATCGA
Coding sequences:
- a CDS encoding GvpL/GvpF family gas vesicle protein: MADDLTYVYVVGDLGLSADADLVGLPGVGEGPVRAVSAGQLAALVSSVDAETFGEEALKENLERLPWLEATARAHHAVVDAASRRYPVVPLRMATIYIADHSVHDMLERNAARFGDALDRIRGGRTEWGVKAYLTSAPSESVPEVSEGTGPGTHYLARRRATRDRTDDWREAAVRAIDDLHRRLSDAAVASRVHAPQDPRLTGRRSEMMLNAAYLVEPQGTASFQRTVLEWSDRHLQLELTGPWAPYSFAALDDEP